One stretch of Cellulomonas wangsupingiae DNA includes these proteins:
- a CDS encoding energy-coupling factor transporter transmembrane component T family protein — MTAGRPLRPPWAGPLGLHHPGSSVVHRLPAGLKLGLLAGVGVGVAVPAGPVTAVAGLVLVVGATAVARVPWHRTTRGLLPVVVTAAVLGAYQTWVRGPAVGAELALDLVTLVLAGTLVTATTRADDLLAAVARAARPLRHVGLHPETVSLAVGLFLRTVPVLVHVTGEARDAARARGLERDPRAVVVPAAVRMVGHARTTGDALAARGLAD, encoded by the coding sequence GTGACCGCAGGCCGGCCGCTGCGTCCGCCGTGGGCGGGCCCGCTGGGCCTGCACCACCCCGGCAGCAGCGTCGTGCACCGCCTGCCCGCCGGCCTCAAGCTCGGGCTGCTGGCCGGTGTCGGCGTGGGTGTCGCCGTGCCGGCGGGACCCGTCACGGCAGTGGCCGGGCTCGTCCTGGTCGTCGGTGCCACGGCCGTCGCCCGCGTGCCCTGGCACCGGACGACGCGCGGCCTGCTGCCCGTGGTCGTCACGGCCGCAGTGCTCGGCGCGTACCAGACGTGGGTGCGCGGTCCTGCCGTCGGTGCCGAGCTCGCGCTCGACCTCGTGACGCTCGTCCTGGCCGGCACGCTCGTGACGGCGACCACCCGGGCGGACGACCTGCTGGCGGCCGTCGCCCGCGCGGCCCGTCCGCTGCGGCACGTGGGGCTGCACCCCGAGACCGTGTCCCTGGCGGTGGGACTCTTCCTGCGGACCGTCCCCGTGCTCGTCCACGTCACCGGTGAGGCCCGCGACGCGGCGCGGGCGCGCGGGCTCGAGCGCGACCCGCGCGCGGTCGTCGTGCCGGCCGCCGTCCGCATGGTCGGGCACGCGCGGACCACGGGCGACGCGCTGGCGGCCCGGGGCCTGGCGGACTGA
- a CDS encoding energy-coupling factor ABC transporter ATP-binding protein, whose amino-acid sequence MIELDAAEVTAWSPDPAGGPDRVVRLLGPVSLRLAERRVAVVGANGSGKSTLARLLNGLVLPSAGHVRVDGLDTASDGVAVRRRVGFVFTDPDAQIVMPTPLEDVALSLRRTVPDAREREAHALAVLDRFGLADRAHVSVHALSGGQRQLLALAAVLATDPAVLVCDEPTTLLDLRWRTHVDRLLASLEQQVVQVTHDLEAAARAERVLVVDDGQVVADDEPGPAIAAYRALMGAAVAAAP is encoded by the coding sequence GTGATCGAGCTCGACGCCGCCGAGGTGACCGCGTGGTCCCCCGACCCCGCCGGCGGCCCGGACCGCGTCGTCCGGCTGCTCGGGCCGGTCTCGCTGCGCCTGGCCGAGCGACGCGTGGCGGTGGTCGGGGCCAACGGGTCGGGCAAGTCCACGCTGGCACGCCTCCTCAACGGGCTCGTCCTCCCCTCGGCGGGGCACGTGCGCGTCGATGGCCTCGACACCGCGAGCGACGGGGTGGCCGTGCGCCGCCGCGTCGGGTTCGTGTTCACCGACCCGGACGCCCAGATCGTCATGCCGACCCCGCTGGAGGACGTGGCGCTGTCGCTGCGGCGCACGGTGCCGGACGCCCGGGAGCGCGAGGCGCACGCGCTGGCCGTTCTCGACAGGTTCGGGCTCGCGGACCGCGCGCACGTCTCGGTGCACGCGCTGTCCGGCGGCCAGCGCCAGCTGCTGGCCCTGGCTGCCGTGCTGGCGACCGACCCGGCCGTGCTGGTCTGCGACGAGCCGACCACCTTGCTCGACCTGCGCTGGCGCACGCACGTGGACCGGCTGCTCGCGTCGTTGGAGCAGCAGGTCGTGCAGGTGACGCACGACCTCGAGGCCGCGGCCCGCGCGGAGCGGGTGCTGGTGGTCGACGACGGTCAGGTGGTCGCGGACGACGAGCCCGGGCCGGCGATCGCCGCCTACCGCGCGCTCATGGGCGCCGCCGTGGCGGCCGCGCCGTGA
- a CDS encoding biotin transporter BioY, translating to MSSTFPDDDDTVTTTARPAPSATPVLLPDPPAPRPGHRTSTDVALVATFAAFVAACALVPAIPTGSGVPITLQTFAVVVAGLVLGARRGFLAVALYLVVGLAGVPVFAEMTGGLGVLGKPSVGYLLAFPFAAAVAGWLGGLALRTRPVWRFPLLVAAGLASSFLVTHPAGVLGLMARLGVGVREAVAIDAVYWPGDVVKNLLAAGVTLAVLRAFPDVRPGRRSRP from the coding sequence ATGTCCAGCACTTTCCCGGACGACGACGACACCGTCACCACCACTGCGCGCCCCGCGCCGTCCGCCACCCCGGTGCTCCTGCCCGACCCGCCCGCACCGCGGCCCGGCCACCGGACCAGCACCGACGTCGCGCTCGTGGCGACGTTCGCGGCGTTCGTCGCCGCGTGCGCGCTCGTGCCGGCGATCCCCACGGGCTCGGGCGTGCCGATCACCCTCCAGACGTTCGCGGTCGTCGTGGCGGGCCTGGTGCTGGGCGCACGCCGCGGCTTCCTGGCCGTCGCTCTCTACCTCGTCGTCGGCCTGGCGGGCGTCCCGGTGTTCGCCGAGATGACCGGCGGGCTGGGTGTGCTGGGCAAGCCGTCGGTGGGCTACCTGCTCGCGTTCCCGTTCGCCGCCGCCGTCGCGGGGTGGCTCGGCGGGCTCGCGCTGCGCACGCGGCCCGTGTGGCGCTTCCCCCTCCTGGTCGCCGCCGGGCTCGCCTCGTCGTTCCTCGTGACGCACCCCGCGGGGGTCCTCGGCCTCATGGCGCGGCTCGGCGTGGGCGTCCGGGAGGCGGTCGCGATCGACGCGGTCTACTGGCCCGGCGACGTCGTGAAGAACCTGCTCGCCGCCGGCGTGACGCTCGCGGTGCTGCGGGCGTTCCCGGACGTGCGACCCGGACGGCGCTCGCGCCCGTGA